The window TTATAGTCATTATTATTCATATTTTATAATCCTTTTTGTTGTTTTGAAATGAACTTTTGCAACTTTTTCTAAATTTTCTCTCCCAAATTTAGCAACAAATAATTTAGCTATTTCTTCAACAGCCGTTGAAGACCCCTTTAGAAATTTGATTCCCCATTCTTTTTCTGTCATCTTAAACCAATTTAAAAATCGTGCTCTTGCAAGAATAGATGCTGCAGCAACTGCTATATTCTGCTCTGCTTTATGTATTTGAATTATATTGACATTCTGTACACGAGTTTCCTTCAATAGTTTAGATTTAATATATTTTTCATCTCCAAACTGATCAGATATAACTATTGCTTGTTTCCCTTTTTTAATAATATCTTCTATCGCTCTTGCATGTCCCCAAGCTAACAATGTATTAAGATTTTTTCCTTCATTGATAAATTGAATATATAGTTTGTTATAACTTTCTGGAGGTATTTCAATTATGGAATAATTTTCCTTTTTTATAATTTTAGTAATATAATCAGCAATTTTAAGAATGCGTTCATCTGATAGTAATTTGCTGTCTTTTACTCCAATATTTTTAAATAAATCTTGTTCATTTTTCTCCACATAAATACCTGCAATAACTAAAGGTCCAAAATAATCCCCTTTCCCTGATTCATCAGTTCCAATCCATGGCGGCGGTGGTAAGACAATATTCATTAATTGGGATTTATTTTCTTTTTCCGTTAGTTCTCTTAAAAAGCGATTTTTAATGTTACTGAGAATATCAAAAAGAGCACTTCTTTTACCTCCCACTACAATGGAAATACCTTTTCTACCAAAATATATATTAACTACATTTTTTTGTAAAGAATTAGAAATTGCAATTTGAACGCCATGTTCAATATCTTTTTTATTTAATAATACAAGACCTTCTTTTCTACATGCTTCAATAAAAGTGTCTACAACTTTTTTCAAATTAATATCTTTCTCCGACATAGGAGAATTTAGCTCATTAGTTAGAACTTTATTTAATTGATTATAAGACAATTCTTTGAGAATATCATCTATAGATTGATATCTGTTATTTGGTTCTTTTTCTAAACATTTCATAACAATTTTTTCTAATAATCCAATTTCTCGATTTAAAATTTCAGATGGCAAAAGTGGAATTTGTTTATATGCTTCTTCAATATAATCTTCCAATGATATACATTCTTTAAAGTTAATTGGTAATTGCCCAGTAAGTATTTCATACAATATAACACCAAAAGAGTAAATATCAGACGTAAAACTCGCTTTCCCTTTAAAACACTCCGGTGCCATATAACATGGAGTGCCGCAACGAGTCACAGTTTCATTTAAGGAAAAACGTCGTGTTAATCCAAAGTCGGTAATCTTTATAAGCAAATCTCCAGAAATTGCATCTTCTTCACAAAGAATATTTGAAGGTTTAATATCTCTGTGAATCATATTGTTATCATGTATATATTTAACACCATTTAAAATTTGATAAATTATATTTTCTATTTTCAAAAAAATACTATCTTTCCCAGCGAAAATATCATTGCTTAAACTTTTAATTTTTTTGCTTAAATCTTCACCATTTACATACTCCAATGCTATATCAAATTCTGTTCTAAAATTCACTAATCCCAAAAAGGAAATGAGATTTTTATGATTTCTACCGAGATTAACTAAAGTATTAATCTCATTTCTTAAACTTTTAGTATTAGCATTAATATCAGGAACTTTAACTGCTATTAATTGTTTACCAAATCGAAGTCGCTTATCCTGCACGAGGTAAGTTTCTCCGAAACCACCTTTTCCTAATAGATCAACTTCAAACAATCCTTCTTCTATCATAATCTTTATAAATCAGAGTTTAGCTATATCTATAGAAAAATTATGTTTATTCATTTCTTTAGCCAAATCAGTTTTTATTTCTTCTACACTATCATTAAAAGGCAAATAAATTAATCCTTCAATATCTGAGGGGCGTTCCATTTCATCAGAATTCTTAATTACTATTGCTAATCGAGATCTGCCAAGCTTATTTAAAAGCAATCCCAGCTCCAATATTACATTCTGCCTTGCTCTAAATTTTTTTTGACTTTCATTATTACAAGGATACCCTACATCATCAGGAGTTGCCAATATTACGGCGAAATTAACCTCATCGCTTGCATATTTTTCAAGTTTCTCAATTAATGTTTTACCTTCTGAAGGTAGTTGATCAAGAATTAGAGGTTCTAATTGCCATCGTCTAAGCATTGCTTCTAATTCAGCTTTAGCTCTTTTGTCATGTCCATATACTACAAATACTTTTCGAACAATATTTGCTTTCCTTGGAATTATATCTTTTACTTTATTTGCATTCTTACCTTGAATGCTTATATTTCCATTATCAAATACATTTACAATCAGGTCTGGATCAAAAAATAGTTGTTGACCTTTGTTATTAGTTAAACGCTTTTGACATCGAAATATAAAATCACATTTTTTTAATTTTTCTATAATGTCTACTATATTCATAAATACCTCTTTCTAAAAATTAAAGTGTCTTAGAATGACAATCCCAACAAAGTATCTCACAATTAGATAATGTATTATCTCCTCCACTCTCAACACTTATCCTATGATGAGCTTCCCATGCACCACGCCCATTTTCTCTTCCCCTATTCTCCCAAACCAATTCTTTATTACATCTTATATATAAGTGATTATGTTCTTTTCTCCGACACTCACATCTACCATTGGCTCTTTGCCATGCTTCCTTAATTATACTTTCTGGGAACCCCATATTACACCTCCTATAATATTTCGTTATTGCTTTCTCCCTTTAAAGAATATATCCTTCCTTGTGGGAGGTAAGTATGAGTATTAAATATAAGATTACCGTTGAATGCCCGATTGAAAGAAGGCATATTACAAATGGCGAGATTGTTATTCATCAAAATGGCCGGGCTAAAGTGTTCTGCGATGTGATTGATAATAACACCGAAAGCCATTCTTCTTTTAGTGAGATAAATCAATTTATCAAAAAATCTAAAAGGCATATTAAGTATGAAAAGAAATCTTAAAAGTTCAAATCCCATAGAGGGTTTAAGACGCAAACTAAATACCAACCTTTTTATGTCAAAAAGAGTTCTAATCACATTAGAAATAAGACGGGATTTGAACTGAAGAGTTTTATATGATAAGTAAATTTGATTTTTTATATTCTTCCCCATTATTTAAGTCCCCAATAATAATTTTATGCTGAGTTAATAAATTCATAAACCCTTATATAATCATTTTATCATAAAAGAAAGAAGAGTTTGGCTCTATTTTATATTGTAGGATTTTTTTTAATAAACTGAATAATATTATTTATAGCTGCAGATACTACACTCAAACAAATTTTGCAA of the Elusimicrobiota bacterium genome contains:
- a CDS encoding HNH endonuclease signature motif containing protein — encoded protein: MGFPESIIKEAWQRANGRCECRRKEHNHLYIRCNKELVWENRGRENGRGAWEAHHRISVESGGDNTLSNCEILCWDCHSKTL
- a CDS encoding TIR domain-containing protein, with translation MNIVDIIEKLKKCDFIFRCQKRLTNNKGQQLFFDPDLIVNVFDNGNISIQGKNANKVKDIIPRKANIVRKVFVVYGHDKRAKAELEAMLRRWQLEPLILDQLPSEGKTLIEKLEKYASDEVNFAVILATPDDVGYPCNNESQKKFRARQNVILELGLLLNKLGRSRLAIVIKNSDEMERPSDIEGLIYLPFNDSVEEIKTDLAKEMNKHNFSIDIAKL
- the rnhC gene encoding ribonuclease HIII, whose amino-acid sequence is MIEEGLFEVDLLGKGGFGETYLVQDKRLRFGKQLIAVKVPDINANTKSLRNEINTLVNLGRNHKNLISFLGLVNFRTEFDIALEYVNGEDLSKKIKSLSNDIFAGKDSIFLKIENIIYQILNGVKYIHDNNMIHRDIKPSNILCEEDAISGDLLIKITDFGLTRRFSLNETVTRCGTPCYMAPECFKGKASFTSDIYSFGVILYEILTGQLPINFKECISLEDYIEEAYKQIPLLPSEILNREIGLLEKIVMKCLEKEPNNRYQSIDDILKELSYNQLNKVLTNELNSPMSEKDINLKKVVDTFIEACRKEGLVLLNKKDIEHGVQIAISNSLQKNVVNIYFGRKGISIVVGGKRSALFDILSNIKNRFLRELTEKENKSQLMNIVLPPPPWIGTDESGKGDYFGPLVIAGIYVEKNEQDLFKNIGVKDSKLLSDERILKIADYITKIIKKENYSIIEIPPESYNKLYIQFINEGKNLNTLLAWGHARAIEDIIKKGKQAIVISDQFGDEKYIKSKLLKETRVQNVNIIQIHKAEQNIAVAAASILARARFLNWFKMTEKEWGIKFLKGSSTAVEEIAKLFVAKFGRENLEKVAKVHFKTTKRIIKYE